A region of Lycium barbarum isolate Lr01 chromosome 3, ASM1917538v2, whole genome shotgun sequence DNA encodes the following proteins:
- the LOC132631314 gene encoding uncharacterized protein LOC132631314: MASSSQRSVKNYFTKVPKSSVASSSQPNQEANANHSEVPLPSSQVFDLSTLNYDPGERTPILDYHPNHRDVIRRAYLINGPCQPRLLQHEYPQTNISGSMRRFNSEWFDDVYHDWLEYSVSKDAVYCLYCYLFNGYNTNQGGGEIFSTVGLKSWQKKKNLGKHIGLPNNPHNQSKKKCQDLLRIQQSIHFALEMQFSQFKHAYLVRLSASVDVVRLLITQGLAFRGHDESKSSLSRGNFLQILSWYAKKCDNNRDYVLEHAPQNDQMTSPMIQKDIVSACKIETIKAILEELNCDYFSLLVDESFDMSRKEQMAIVLRYIDRNGFVMERLLDIVHVQDTSALSLKRAIVNLLAQHSLSLSYVRGQCYDGASNMQGEINGLKMLIRQESRSAHSIYCFAHQLQLTLVAVSKKCIEVGKHVVLVSNILNVLGSSFKRMDEFRDSQKERIQEALDLGELTTGSGLNQELGLSRACDTRWGSHFKSFNNFILMFGSILNVLESLVLDARLLDERAKAMGYLEACRTYEVAFMLHLMSDILAITNELNKCLQKKEQDLANAMLLVEVAKIRLQAYRDEEWDSLIARVSLFCIKHEILVPNFEEPYVSSLRSRRRLGDNKVSHHYRVEVFCNIIDWQLQELKDRFGEATTDLLHGISCLNPIDLFSSFDIRKIMKMAKLYPDDFNEFNMGSLENQLASYIIDVRDVDERFSNLKGLCDLSKKLVQTKKHSNYPLVFRLVKLALLLSVATASVERAFSAMKFIKNDLRSQMSDDFFSGCLVPYLEKDVFDNVSNDAIIKTFQDMKSRRVQL; the protein is encoded by the exons ATGGCTTCTTCG TCTCAACGTTCAGTGAAGAACTATTTTACGAAAGTACCGAAATCAAGTGTAGCTTCCTCTAGTCAACCTAACCAGGAAGCAAATGCCAACCATTCAGAAGTACCATTACCTTCTTCTCAAGTATTTGATTTGAGTACTTTAAATTATGATCCGGGTGAAAGAACCCCAATCTTGGACTATCATCCAAATCATCGTGATGTTATTAGAAGAGCATACCTTATTAATGGTCCTTGTCAACCTCGGTTGCTTCAGCATGAGTATCCTCAAACGAATATTTCTGGATCAATGCGTCGTTTTAATTCTGAATGGTTTGATGATGTATATCATGATTGGTTGGAGTATAGTGTTAGTAAAGATGCAGTCTATTGTTTGTATTGTTATCTATTTAATGGCTACAACACCAATCAAGGTGGGGGTGAAATATTTTCAACTGTTGGGCTTAAGAGTTGGCAGAAAAAGAAGAATCTTGGAAAACATATTGGTCTACCGAACAACCCACATAACCAGTCAAAAAAGAAATGTCAAGATTTATTGCGGATACAACAGTCTATTCATTTTGCACTTGAGATGCAATTTAGTCAATTTAAGCATGCGTATTTGGTCCGCTTAAGTGCTTCCGTTGATGTAGTAAGACTTCTTATAACTCAAGGATTGGCATTTCGAGGTCATGATGAATCTAAATCATCACTTAGTAGGGgtaattttcttcaaattctctCATGGTATGCGAAAAAGTGTGATAATAATCGTGATTATGTACTGGAACATGCTCCTCAAAATGATCAAATGACTTCTCCAATGATTCAAAAAGATATTGTGAGTGCTTGTAAGATAGAAACAATTAAAGCTATTCTTGAGGAATTAAATTGTGACTACTTTTCTTTACTAGTTGATGAGTCTTTTGATATGTCACGCAAGGAGCAAATGGCTATTGTCTTACGATATATTGATAGAAATGGATTTGTGATGGAGCGGCTTCTTGACATTGTTCATGTTCAAGATACTAGTGCTTTATCTCTAAAGAGGGCAATTGTTAATTTACTTGCTCAACATTCCTTAAGTCTATCATATGTGCGTGGACAATGTTACGATGGGGCAAGCAATATGCAAGGTGAGATCAATGGCCTTAAAATGTTGATTAGGCAAGAAAGTAGATCAGCCCATTCCATTTATTGTTTTgctcatcaacttcaactaaCTCTTGTTGCGGTCTCGAAAAAATGTATTGAAGTGGGAAAACATGTAGTGTTGGTTTCAAATATTTTGAATGTATTGGGATCTTCTTTTAAGCGTATGGATGAATTTCGAGATTCTCAAAAAGAAAGAATTCAAGAGGCATTAGATTTGGGTGAGCTTACAACCGGTAGTGGCTTGAATCAAGAACTTGGTCTTTCAAGAGCTTGTGATACGCGTTGGGGATCTCATTTTAAATCTTTCAACAATTTTATTCTTATGTTTGGCTCTATTCTTAATGTTCTTGAATCACTTGTTCTTGATGCACGATTATTGGATGAAAGAGCCAAGGCAATGGGATATCTTGAAGCTTGTCGAACATATGAGGTTGCGTTCATGTTGCATTTGATGAGTGATATTTTAGCAATCACAAATGAACTTAATAAATGCTTACAAAAAAAGGAGCAAGATTTGGCAAATGCTATGTTACTTGTTGAAGTAGCAAAAATAAGGTTGCAAGCATATAGGGATGAAGAATGGGATTCTCTTATTGCTAGGGTGTCTTTGTTTTGTATCAAGCATGAAATTTTGGTACCTAACTTTGAGGAGCCATATGTTAGCTCTTTAAGATCACGAAGGAGACTTGGTGACAATAAAGTCTCTCATCATTATCGTGTTGAGGTATTTTGCAATATTATTGATTGGCAACTTCAAGAACTTAAAGATCGTTTTGGCGAAGCGACGACTGATTTGCTTCATGGAATTTCTTGTTTGAATCCAATTGACTTGTTTTCAAGTTTTGATATCAGGAAAATAATGAAAATGGCTAAATTATATCCTGATGACTTTAATGAATTCAATATGGGTTCTCTTGAGAATCAACTTGCAAGTTACATTATTGATGTTCGTGATGTTGATGAAAGGTTCTCCAATCTAAAAGGGCTTTGTGATCTTTCGAAAAAATTAGTTCAGACAAAAAAGCATTCAAATTATCCTCTTGTATTCCGCTTAGTGAAACTTGCTTTGCTTCTGTCGGTTGCCACTGCATCCGTTGAAAGAGCTTTTTCAGCAATGAAGTTTATCAAGAATGACTTGCGGAGTCAAATGAGTGATGATTTTTTTAGCGGTTGTTTGGTGCCTTATCTAGAAAAAGATGTATTTGATAATGtttctaatgatgctattattaagACATTTCAAGATATGAAATCTCGTAGAGTACAATTGTAG